The genome window TATCTGACTCAACTATTCTATATATTTATAAAGTGCTTAAAAGCGTTTTATCGAAAGCAACTGACTGGAGACTGATTCAAAAAAATCCTATGGAAGGAGTGAAGCAGCCAAAAGTCGAAAAACGTAAGATGAAATTCTATGATGCAGAGGAAGCAAAAGCGGTAATAATGGCACTTTATAAAGAGCCAGCAGTGTGGAGGTTATATTTTCTTGGTGCTATAATCGGAGGTTTTAGGCGAGGAGAATTGCTCGCATTAGAGTGGACAGATGTTCACTTTGAAGAGAATACTCTCTCAATTAGGAAAAGTATTTCCCTAACGGAAAATGGATCGCCGATAATTGGCAAGACTAAAACTGCAGAATCGGAGCGAGTCGTCGTAATGCCAGCTTGGTATATGCGTGAGCTTAGGGAATATCTTCGCGAGTGGAAAAAGGAAAAGTTGCAAACTGGTGTGCAATGGCTAGGCGAAGATAGACAGTTTGTCTTCCATAACGGTCATGGAAAACCCTATCATCACACCACCCCCACTGGTACCTGGAGAAAATTCATTAAGCGACATAGTTTAAAATTCATTCGACTCCATGATCTGCGTCACACTGCTGCGACACTCCTTATTGAAGCTGGAGTTGA of Brevibacillus choshinensis contains these proteins:
- a CDS encoding site-specific integrase → MASIEKRGANSYRLIVELGYDANGKRIKRSKTVKATGVREAKLELAKFVTEVSAGEYITPEKMTFSSFVDNEWMKKFAERELSPGTLKIYLVHLQTHINPVFGHKQLEQIKTLHVVTFLNDLRNPEARRDGKNGILSDSTILYIYKVLKSVLSKATDWRLIQKNPMEGVKQPKVEKRKMKFYDAEEAKAVIMALYKEPAVWRLYFLGAIIGGFRRGELLALEWTDVHFEENTLSIRKSISLTENGSPIIGKTKTAESERVVVMPAWYMRELREYLREWKKEKLQTGVQWLGEDRQFVFHNGHGKPYHHTTPTGTWRKFIKRHSLKFIRLHDLRHTAATLLIEAGVDLKAVQERLGHTKYSTTADFYAHVTKKVSKDAASKLDKFDPKLFGPQSVPKG